A genomic region of Gemmatimonadota bacterium contains the following coding sequences:
- a CDS encoding iron ABC transporter permease: MSRTRGTGGTAVVLLLAVVAVAFLLSVRFGSVEITLSEIFDVFAGRGSETNHLIVTELRIPRALLALLVGGGLALAGGVFQALLRNPLAEPYIMGISGGAATGAVLVLAVGWVTTVSWALPLAAFAGAAVAILLVFGVALSADRRMDVRVLLLSGVVVGAFFSACIALIFALSNAATLRSAVIWMMGSLGGASWQTVAIVAAYTLPLSAVLIGLARALDLLAIGEETARYLGTRVERVKRTAYGVASLIAAAGVAFAGVIGFVGLVIPHGVRIIVGSNHRLLLPLSFLAGGAFLILADLLARTVAAPAEIPIGVITAFVGVPAFLLLLRRSLRG; encoded by the coding sequence GTGAGCCGGACCCGCGGGACCGGAGGAACCGCGGTCGTTCTCCTCCTCGCGGTCGTGGCGGTCGCCTTCCTCCTGAGCGTCCGCTTCGGGAGCGTGGAGATCACCCTCTCGGAGATCTTCGACGTCTTCGCCGGCCGGGGATCGGAGACGAATCACCTCATCGTCACCGAGCTTCGAATCCCGCGCGCGCTCCTCGCCCTTCTCGTAGGGGGCGGACTCGCCCTCGCCGGGGGCGTTTTCCAGGCCCTTCTCCGCAATCCGCTCGCGGAACCGTACATCATGGGGATTTCGGGAGGGGCGGCGACGGGGGCGGTCCTGGTCCTGGCCGTGGGTTGGGTCACCACGGTCTCCTGGGCACTTCCTCTGGCCGCCTTTGCCGGGGCGGCGGTGGCGATCCTCCTCGTCTTCGGGGTGGCACTTTCGGCCGACCGACGAATGGACGTTCGCGTATTGCTCCTGTCCGGCGTGGTCGTCGGCGCTTTTTTCTCGGCGTGCATCGCTCTCATCTTCGCACTCTCGAACGCCGCCACGCTGCGATCCGCCGTCATCTGGATGATGGGGAGCCTGGGTGGAGCCAGCTGGCAAACCGTCGCGATCGTCGCGGCCTATACCCTACCCCTGTCGGCCGTGTTGATCGGGCTCGCCCGCGCACTCGACCTCCTGGCGATCGGCGAGGAGACCGCGCGTTACCTGGGGACGCGAGTCGAGCGAGTGAAACGGACCGCGTACGGGGTCGCCTCCCTGATCGCGGCCGCCGGGGTCGCCTTCGCGGGAGTCATCGGATTCGTGGGACTGGTGATTCCACACGGTGTCCGAATCATCGTGGGCTCCAACCACCGTCTTCTCCTTCCGCTTTCCTTTCTCGCCGGGGGCGCGTTCCTCATCCTCGCGGATCTCCTGGCGCGCACCGTGGCCGCCCCCGCCGAGATTCCGATCGGGGTGATCACGGCCTTCGTAGGCGTGCCGGCCTTCCTTCTACTCCTTCGGCGGAGCCTGCGAGGGTGA
- a CDS encoding ABC transporter ATP-binding protein, producing the protein MTFETHDLVFRYGRGRPPALDGVTLRVPAGSFYAVLGPNGSGKSTLMRALLGAVAPESGRVILDGRELAAWGRRELAKAVGAVTQSESIAFPLTVRQLVEMGRYPHLGPVRGMGRDDLAAVERALEQCDALGFADRDVGTLSGGEFQRARVARALAQEPRALVLDEPTQSLDVRHEMEILSLLRKAAAGGMTIFLITHHLDAASRFADRLLLMEGGRVAAEGSPEEVLREESLERIYHWPMSVRPDPITGHLRVTPLG; encoded by the coding sequence GTGACCTTCGAGACCCACGATCTGGTCTTCCGATACGGACGAGGGCGCCCGCCGGCGCTCGACGGAGTGACCCTACGCGTGCCGGCCGGCTCCTTTTACGCGGTGCTCGGCCCGAACGGGTCCGGGAAATCCACCCTCATGCGAGCGCTCCTCGGGGCAGTCGCGCCCGAATCCGGGAGGGTGATTCTCGACGGTCGCGAGCTGGCCGCCTGGGGCCGGCGGGAGCTCGCGAAGGCGGTCGGAGCGGTCACCCAGTCGGAGTCGATCGCCTTCCCACTCACGGTGCGCCAGCTCGTGGAGATGGGACGATATCCTCACCTCGGGCCCGTTCGCGGCATGGGGCGCGACGACCTCGCCGCGGTGGAGCGCGCCCTCGAGCAATGCGACGCACTCGGGTTCGCGGACCGTGACGTGGGCACTTTGTCGGGGGGGGAGTTCCAGAGGGCGAGAGTCGCCCGTGCGTTGGCACAGGAACCCCGCGCCCTCGTCCTGGACGAACCCACTCAGTCGCTCGATGTGAGGCACGAGATGGAAATTCTGAGCCTCCTGAGGAAGGCGGCCGCGGGCGGGATGACGATCTTCCTGATCACCCACCATCTCGATGCGGCATCGCGATTCGCGGACCGGCTGCTTCTGATGGAAGGGGGACGGGTCGCCGCGGAGGGATCGCCGGAGGAAGTTCTCAGGGAAGAGAGCCTAGAGCGGATCTATCACTGGCCGATGTCGGTGCGCCCCGACCCGATCACCGGTCACCTTCGCGTGACCCCTCTCGGTTGA